In a single window of the Drosophila miranda strain MSH22 chromosome XL, D.miranda_PacBio2.1, whole genome shotgun sequence genome:
- the LOC108164948 gene encoding uncharacterized protein LOC108164948, protein MNGHHRKRKWQAGRGEDLTPDDRIELIAELMAKLDGVNFVADFFHIRRLKLLITDCLPDHKEQLLRILIGCVTRPPSPATASYAQIVSLLCNDFDLLMVDCIRALMVVQQKALIDGKWEKARGLESFFAELCK, encoded by the coding sequence ATGAACGGTCATCATCGCAAGAGAAAGTGGCAAGCTGGGCGCGGTGAGGATCTCACCCCCGACGACCGTATTGAGTTAATTGCCGAGTTGATGGCTAAACTAGACGGAGTCAATTTCGTCGCCGACTTTTTCCACATCCGTCGACTGAAACTGCTGATCACCGACTGCCTGCCCGACCACAAGGAGCAGCTGCTACGCATTCTCATAGGCTGTGTGACCCGGCCCCCCAGCCCGGCCACAGCTAGCTATGCCCAAATTGTGAGTCTCCTCTGCAACGACTTTGATCTCCTGATGGTCGACTGCATCCGCGCCCTGATGGTGGTTCAACAGAAGGCACTCATCGATGGCAAGTGGGAGAAGGCGCGCGGCCTGGAGAGCTTCTTCGCCGAGCTATGCAAGTGA
- the LOC117186991 gene encoding secretion-regulating guanine nucleotide exchange factor-like has protein sequence MPVSLSLVGQHFWSKDQSNAFLFEEDVRQLAVGWTHNAALLRNNEILMWGRKCYGQLGTGSISEQQAVPQPLSLRLPDGQTPARVHMGAEHGLLRTTAGEIYTWGWNEHGNCGNNSTENVCSPTLVEIPGRVKLAGGGSGFCYAISESSVN, from the exons ATGCCTGT CTCTTTGAGTTTGGTGGGGCAGCATTTCTGGTCAAAAGACCAGTCCAACGCCTTCCTCTTCGAGGAGGACGTGCGGCAGCTGGCCGTCGGCTGGACCCACAATGCGGCGCTGCTCCGCAACAACGAGATCCTCATGTGGGGCCGCAAGTGCTACGGACAGCTGGGCACGGGCTCGATCAGCGAGCAGCAGGCGGTGCCCCAGCCACTGAGCCTCCGACTGCCCGACGGCCAGACGCCTGCTCGCGTGCACATGGGGGCAGAGCACGGCCTGCTGCGGACTACAGCCGGCGAGATCTACACCTGGGGCTGGAACGAGCACGGAAACTGTGGCAACAACAGTACAGAGAATGT ATGCAGCCCTACACTCGTGGAAATCCCGGGACGCGTGAAGTTGGCCGGAGGTGGCTCGGGCTTCTGTTACGCCATTTCCGAGTCGtctgttaattaa
- the LOC108162837 gene encoding uncharacterized protein LOC108162837, whose amino-acid sequence MSENSFNSKYLDDDDEDDAIAASEGKVSSQVAKRIWQPTIDDTTPGVWERPALAVSGTASDFIHEVMRSLYGDNSKDPENGSAQYFKAAENYALFGANYMGLEEDKNKKPPPGFDQSSSQIAAGSAGVSGQSYSGGPSSSGMGGMAMSQQPQHKAVNQPGPAALLPQQQQHPRHPSPATVPRVIAEAAALAGAGAGIDIGLHAHGHLPSPLLGQLEYGQDITLHTHRLDDMERSSI is encoded by the exons ATGTCGGAGAATAGCTTCAACTCAAAGTATttggacgatgacgatgaggacGATGCGATTGCTGCCTCTGAGG GCAAAGTTTCGAGCCAGGTGGCCAAGCGCATCTGGCAGCCAACCATCGATGATACTACCCCTGGGGTCTGGGAGCGGCCCGCTCTAGCGGTGAGCGGGACCGCCTCGGACTTTATACACGAAGTGATGCGCTCTCTCTACGGCGACAACAGCAAGGATCCGGAAAACGGCTCCGCCCAGTACTTCAAGGCGGCCGAGAATTATGCGCTGTTTGGCGCCAACTACATGGGCTTGGAGGAGGACAAGAACAAAAAACCGCCGCCGGGCTTCGACCAAAGCTCCAGTCAGATTGCGGCTGGATCGGCCGGAGTATCCGGCCAAAGCTACTCGGGG GGACCCTCTTCATCCGGAATGGGCGGCATGGCAATGtcacagcagccgcagcacaaGGCCGTGAATCAGCCAGGACCTGCAGCGCTGcttccacagcagcagcagcatccgcgTCATCCTTCGCCAGCGACAGTGCCCAGGGTCATAGCCGAGGCAGCAGCtctggctggagctggggctggcaTCGACATTGGCCTGCACGCCCATGGACATCTGCCCA GTCCACTTCTGGGACAACTAGAGTACGGCCAGGACATTACACTCCACACCCACAGATTAGATGACATGGAGCGATCGAGTATTTGA